The genome window AAAAACCGAGAAATTACTCCAATCTTCCCACGTCATGACCGCCCTTTTTGATCTATTTTTTACCCAAAGAAAGCTCAGGGATTTTACCTCCTCCAGCACTTTAAAAATGCTTGGTTGGGTACTATTGAAAATAGCATCATTCCGCGATTTCCATAGACTCCACACGACAATCAACACAATAGCATGGAGTGCCTTTTTTCTATAACGCGAGTCCGGGCTGTAGTCGTGCAGTTCCAGCAAATCCCTTATGTCAAAGGCCAATATTGGAGGAATTCGACACCAGATGGCAACATTCTGCCATACAGTTTGCGCCAAATGACACACCACGAAGATATGCTCACAAGACTCGGGATATTCGTTACAAAAAATGCAAGCGTCATCTGGAACGTTTACACGTCTTGtaacatgtcacaccctggctttgtggaagcgtggtttattttggtgtgacttcttaataccatagtttaatcataacaaagctatatgaaagtaaaaccatgcagatcatccattgatttaagttttaaaataaaagtaacacaacattgtcttgaaacgttgacacatgcaacggaaattacaacctaataacatagaaacattgtttgaaagacacaaccacaaacttaaaataaacgtcgtttaagacttgcgactcgtccaggtaaaagtcgcaatccctaaacgtGGATGATCCCATACTCTAACGcagcgtagcataccgtgccagaatccttagttctctgaaatacatgtaagttggaaaaatcaacaaaaattgttgagcaagttcatgtgtagtgagtaagtaaaacctttgtaagtataaaaatcctggtatgtagcaaataaggaaataaagagatcaccaatggtttgcaaggccattgatatgtgtgatgtgcagtaggaagactcaaacctagcatattttgcattgggcacaaagtcaccccgaggtccgttctgctgggcctggggctgggctcgctacacccagatagatctaccgctactgtccctcggtcctactctgaggattaatggccttcagttcacgcctacccactcacatgatctaagtagtaccctccttacgctaaccataccatgtaaaaagtacttgtaatcatagtaacatgtatttcacccccgcagtttagaaaactgaaaacagttaagagaaaagggggacatgaactcaccgaagtgcgtctctaaaaagtatctcccagaaaatctgctgtgcgacgacctacacgtactaacttctattagacggacggccgtgccttagtttaaggtttaatgtctttgggaaatagttaggcaactatttcgtgtttacacttcgtaattatttggtaaatacattccttcccaaggatgggggttttaatacatgtgcgttcgtataacttcgaaatatattattaagtctcacttataATATATTCTAattctttctccaaaatataaatgtttttcccaaaaatattatattctattccatataattttccaaaataatatccttgtcaaaatacacacttatgagtattttctaaaaatgcgtAAGTCACGTTGTAaggttcgggtggtaataataataccgttgtaacttaaatatttattgtgagggCGTTAGAATTATTTTGGAGTCATTGATattcagtaatattatttttaccctaaaaataatatttacgtagttcataaaataatcataaaaatttacacaagtgttgttatgaaaatatatattaaatatatattttagcaagttttattttgtgaaaatcccacctccgacacttggaagttttgtaataaaaatcgtggcgaaatttatattttgaaaacaagttaaaaattatattcataacacttgtgataaaaatatatacaagtgttagatttttggaaaaatttgccagagtttcccctgtaactggggGCGGCCACGCTTTtaaagcgtatcattttcttttaaaattcaaatcaacaatgtgcccaacattaacaaacaatattCCATCATCAAactagatataaatcgcaaaacacatgaacttgggatttgtgtaaaatatgtagtaactttccccatctttttagtagatctttccatAAATAAATCGGTTTCTTGCGAATCTTGTTTTCAAAGaagacacgtctttacaacttcttgtcaaaaattacaaaaataattcttgtttaaaacttttgGTTACACAAATGtccacacacttgtgtgttcacaaaaatcacttttatttagggaaagatccggctttcaaaaatatgatttcatttgacacttggttcttcgaaaataccacttgtagatccttagatctactagtttaaaactccatttcataagaaaaattgtttttacacaaattcatgtttatgttggaaagggttcgtcatctagaaACTTTACGACTAAAcataaggctagttcatgtttcgtgaacatgatctagcggggtttgatgacgatccattcccatactagcaatcaacaaccataaataatcataacaacactagttttataagttttacaccattacattgcttttatccaacaaGTTCATCATTTTAGTGGACTTTTAGTAGgtgatcttgtatgttcatgattttcaaccgacaaagttcatattaaccactttagaatagatcaagaaggtgtttagagtcacttactactagctcgaggctagggatgaaactagtcgaaaaacgggtGGTTAATAGCAACGTAGTGAGGTCCTTAGCAATCCGTGAGCATCGGGCTTCCTCGTATGAGATCCTTCACACTTGTGGATGCTTGAAATAGCTTGATCAAAATCGAAAATGGATGGTGGGTGAGGCTTGGTTCTCGCCCGTAAGTCAAGAGAAGGAGAGAGAGAAGTTTGATTTTTGTTAAGTGgtgaaaatgatatgcttatccTAGAGATATATTTATAGACCATTTAATCAAGATTACCCAAAGGATTTAGTGTTCTCTAGATTTTGAACATAAGGATTAAAATAATCTTGCAAGGACAAGGGGTGTCACCCCATGGTGACCGAACTCGTTGAGGGGGAGGGGGTATTCGGTTAGATTGTAACTAATTTGTTAAGTATTAGTTGTTAAGTAGGACCCTTAAGCTAGTTACAAGAGTGTAGTGTCTTGTGGTGGGTGTTAGGGtcttcggggaccctaactggctcagaaaaagaaaaacaatgtcaatgacaatatttttgtgttccgggtaaagtctggttgttcggttggatactgatccgttaatgtgcttaacaaagctttacagtgtcgttaatattatttttagtgacacaaagaattcccgacactttggaaagtgtctagtattattttcccatgttttttgcactttactagttgtattaaaagctgaatttttgtgataaagtgcaggatttgtgtttaaatcatattttaggcacatccggtcactataattatcacctagtgacgcagttctacaaccctcatttccatatactagtgtagtaaactattcccggctcatacaggccttagaggcagtacctgcctggtgcttgctatgtcagcacgtttactgggttatccgtttattgtgctactgtgcttttgcgCATCATGTTTGtaactaaagttctgtatgtaaatgattgagtgacagttaataaagtatgttGCAAGTAAGTGTatgtatcagaattcaagtagcagttttaCCATatttgtaagcaagcacagtaattaagcagtatttaatattaattaattcgtatggatacctgatttggtgagggttgtcacataacaAGCGTCGTCCTAGTTGGAAATCTTTCAATTACCGTCCGCCAAGCCACGATTCCAACTTTCTTTGGGACCCAATTATTCCACACAAACGCACGATCGATCCTTGTTTTATTGAACGAGCTGAGTATGCGTTTGATACTTGAGACAAAAAAAATACCTGATGTGTCCAGCTGACAAACACACCTGTCTTTGCCGGTCGCGAAGGATACTGACCTTAGTAATCCAGTTAAGGCCCCAATTCTTGTTGTTCGCTGCTGCCAAAATTAGGATTAGATCAATCCTAATGAAGAATAATCCCGGAGTTATGTTGACTAATGTGATCTGCCACATTACAAAGTTTATATTTTTCTAATACAAATAATCGAGGAAAGAGACGGTGTAGTGTTAGCTCCCCCATCCATCTGTCTAGCCAAAACAAAGTGCTCAAACCATAAAACAAAGTGCTCAAACCATCTGCCACTAGAACTTTTATTGCCCTATGCAAGTTCTCTTTAATAATTGTTCTTGGACTTGAATAATCTGCTTCCAAGGCCCGGTTATTGAAATCTTTGCCGGAATAGCTATCCACGATCTAGAATTATGTGTATTGCCCAAATTATTTTCCTCCATTGGCCTTCTTTTTCAGTTataaacctccaccaccacttggCGAGCATAGCTTAATTTGCATCTTTAAGCTACCCGAACCCAAGGCCACCATACTCAACGGGAGCAATTGTTTTTTCCCAAGTGACCCAGTTCATCTTTGCCATTTCTTCTgatcccccccccccaaaaaaaaaaacctcctAAGTTTCTCGAGATACTCAATAACTTTGGCCGGTGCCTTAAAAAGGGATAAATAATATGTCGGTAAGGGGTTTAGAACCGACTTTAAAAGAGTAATTCTCCCTCCGTACAATAATTGCTTCGccttccaaatcgaaagccgagaTTTAAAAACTTCCACCACCGGTTTCCAATTACGAGCAAGGTTCATGTTTGCACCAACTAACAACCCCAAATGTTTAAAGGGAAACGACCCATGTTTGCAATTTAAGATGGACGCCATGTTTTGAATTTGGTCATCGGTCACCCCAATACCATACACACTACACTTTGATAAGTTCACTTTTAGGCTGAATGTTAGGTAAAAGAATCTAAGAATCCTGCGGAGGTTTAGAGCATTCTCGGAAGACCACTCCCCAATGAACATAACGTCGTCCGCGTACAAAAAATGTGAGATATATGGCCCATTACTTGTACACCGGAGCCCATTGAATAAACCAATGGAGCCGGCCGTCTTCATAATTCCGGATAACGCTTCCATGGCGATGACAAAGAGAAAAGGAGAAAGTGGATCCCCTTGCCTAAGGCCAGGAGAACACACGAACTCCATCGTTGGCGAACCATTAACTAAAACTGAGGCCCTAGCCGAAACTAACGTAGCCATAACCCAACTTCTCCACTGACTCGGAAAGTTCATTTGCGCCATAATTGAGTTGAGAAACGCCCAATTAAAACTGAATCATAGGCCTTATTTATATCCACCTTAAAAAACATTCCTTTCTTTTTTGATTTCTTTAGCCATCCCAATATCTCATTTAGCATAAGAGGACCATCCATAATACTTCTCCCTGCCAGAAGGCCGTTTGTTCTTCCGAGATTAAATTCCCAATCACACCCCTAAGCCGATTCACCAAGACTTACGATATCACTTCATTTATCACCCCGATTAAGCTAATAGGACGGAAGTCGGATAGACCAACGGGGTCCTTTAGATGTTGTACAACAACAGTTTAGAGAAGTCTCCGAGTAAAAGCAATCGAAAAGCCTGATGAAATCATTTTGTATCCCATCCCAACATCTCTTAATAAATTTGAAGTTAAAACCATTAGGTCCCGGGGCCCGATCCCCGGCACATTCTCAAATAGCATTCTTGATCTCCACGATAGAGAATGGAGCTTCCAAAGATGCCGCTTCCGTATCCGTGATTGTATTAAGATTTGGACATACGATACCAGGCCTGTGCTCCATGGGGTCTTTAAATTGCTTGGAGAAAAAACATAGAAAATCTCTTTAATGACCAATGGATTAGTTTCCCATACCCCATTCAccataagaccatgtgtagtgggcaACTTGATACCCTTGGGCGTTTTACaccatgtggcagcccagtcagcaatggggcattattgggcgttttctaaaatgggtgtagtggggatgggaCATTATTGGGCAATATGTTTTGtagtaaaataaaattaaaaaaaaaaaacacctaaaaatctTATTGGCCAAGCAAATGGAATCTCTAATGTGATTGGCCAACCTTTTCCCTATTCGGCGTTTTTCAAACCACGCCAAGAAGCATTTTTTGCAAGATAACGCCCAATAACGCCCAGGTGTAGTGGGGAAGGGGCGTTATTAGGCGTGATTgggtaaattttttttttaaaaaaaacgccccactacgcatggtctatgACCATTAATTCGATTGTTGCTAAGATTCGAATTAATAATCTGATGAAAAAACGCAGAATTCTCATCACCCTCGATGGCCCATCTCGCCCGCGATTTTTGCCGTGTATCCATCTGTTTTAAACGATCACACTCCGCCACATAGCTTTTGTATTCAGCCAGCCCTTTCTCGTAGTTCATCCGCTTCCAATAAACGGTCGCCCGCCAAATTATCAAGGGCCGCCACACGCCTCTTCCTGTTGCCATATAAACCGTCCGATCTGCACTTTTCTTCCTTTATCCAtattttggattttgttttttaACCATCTCAACTTGACTGCCAAAGCTAGATCTTCGAGTCCTGTGAATACAAAAGAGCCACAAATTTGTAGAACATAATTCATGAAACCATGAAGTTCGAGCCACGAATTAAAGAATCTAAAGGGTACGTGTCCGAAATCCGATTGGACCGTAGATAAGATGATAGGCAAAAGAGCCACAAATTTGTAGAACATAATTCATGATACCCAAAATCCACATTATTAAGAAGCCTTAATTTCCCCTTTCACATAATAGATTAATTCATTCGTTGCTGAAAGATTGCCTAACCTTTCAAAAGTGTACATTATTGGTGTGGCCTAACAACACTTTCAAATATCGCCAAATAAAAACCTACAAAAAAACCTATACCCGAAACATTTAAGACGGTATTCGAGTACATGAGCGGATATGAGATTAGTTATAACTTCTTTTACGGGTTTGGACAAGTATGGAATCAAACGATACCTAGGTATGGTATCAGACGGTACCTGTTAGGTTACCAAAAACTAAACATGTTGTAAATATACAAACGAGAATTTTTTGAAATTGTTAGAAGTTGAAATTATTAAATATGAAATACTGATAGAAGCTTAGAATTGTACTTTTGAGTATGTGATATTTCAAGTCTGTATTAGGGGTGAGACTGAGACAAGGTTTTGGGAGATTGGGATATCTTCGTGTAAATTTTAACAGCACGAGTTCATAAAAGGGGACCCCAGTAATCCGCGAGAAAAAAAACCCATGAACCCGACATTTAACGAGCAAATGGGAACCTCATCGGTATGTGATCAGGCATGGATATGGTTTACAAATTGGGTACAAGACTCAGGCTACCAAAACCCAACCCATTGACATCTCTATCCTCTTCAAACTCTTTGTTGTCCATACCCAAATTTGCTAGCAATGCAAGAGATTGCTTCTGATTTAACCCATATGAGCCTTCCTAGAACATAGACTATTACTGCCCGCTACAACATAACATTATCCGAATACGACCCATTCATGATCAATTCAGAAACACTGCAGACTGACAATCACTTTGTTGGCATTTCTTTCATAATGTTAAGATAAATACATATAACGGAAGAAAACAGAGTGGGCAAACAGAAGTTAACTGACACGTAGTCGGGTTTAGTGAGTTAAGTTCGACATAATATCATGACTGGTGAATGTTGGAGATGGCCGCTGTAATGCTTTTACAATCTAGTTCCATTGTCTTCATCCAGTTCTCAAAATCCCCTATTTCCTGTGCAACCAAATATAATTTCATCACTTAACAAAATAAACTCTCACAATGATAAGCTGAACTCTAGAGTCTAGACTCTAAACAGTATAATTTCTCAAGAAAGCTAGTGAAAACGATTATTCATAAGTATGGACGCATGGTTCAACATCAATCAATTAATACATCAATGAACAAACTAGCCTCCATTTTATAAAATAAGCATGTCACAAAGATATAGCGTGCTTGATAAAACGAATTTTTGTGGGAAAAAAATTATTGATATTCAAAGTTTAGATAAGAGAGAGTATGAATATATATGCAGTATGCAACTCAATTTATAACTGATAGCTCAGAAATCCTACTTGTTTGCAGGACAGTTACATGTCTTTAATTCCTGCACGTTTATTGCCTTCTATTTTCCGCACGTTTATTTCTTTTCTTCCAGCAGTTAGTTAGTGGAGTTCATGTGCTTTTGTTATGCACTTTATTTCCATTGTTTTATTTCCATTAAAGCTTATTTGAAATGCAGAGAAGAATTAGTAGAAAAAAAGTGTTTGTTTTAACTCATACTTCGTGGGTTAAAACCTTATCCAATGCTAAATCAATCATGGAGACTGAATGGTGATCTCAGGTCCTATATTCAATCTAAATGGTGTATCTATATCTTAGTTTAAATTTATCGTTGCCCTACGAACTAGCTCGGTAAATTTGTATCTCAGGTTGTTCATGCCCTCTATCCAGCCCTACTGGTTCGTTTGAGTGGTGAATCTACATGACTACATCTCAAATAAACCATGGTTCTATCAGTTTTATTTTGAGCTTGGGCCCCATTTCTGACCCTTCTGTGATGAATCTGTATCCTGACCATGTAGCTTACTTGCTtgctatgtagttaatatcccgatatatcagtgatatatcgggatattggtgcaaaatatcggtcagaatatcCGTACCGATAATATCGGCAATATTGAccaatatttgaccgatatatcaccgattttctCGATATCAGTACCCTTCTTCTTAGTTCTatcattcgtctttcttcttaatgctgctattagtgttttaactTTTAAGACTTAATGACTAAtgagttcctacttgctacaattgttggTGTTTTGCAAGtcgcaaaaggttaatttgttaatggtaggagagtatactgaattgttagtgttaactAAATTGCTATATATAAAAATTTTAGATATTAAAATAACCGATATCcaatattttaccgcattaactacttagctTGCTTGACATCACAGCCCTACAGTTTGGTTCGGTAGTGTTTCTGTATCCAAACTAGCCATATCCTAACCCAATCCCTCGACCTTTGCATTCGAACCGCTGTTGTCTGAGCCAGAATGTAACACTACTCTAAGAGATCAATCATAAATTTTGAAAGTAACATCTATAAAAAGTTCAACATCAAAGCAAAAATGACATGATTTTATCATAGGGAATCTATTTTCCATAATTAAGCTGTCAATCCAGTAAAATGCCTCAAATATAATGCAACAGCCAACAGTGACACAAATATCTATAGTTGGATTAACCATAAAACTAAACAATTGTATCAAAAACATTAACAATTATCATCTAATAACACTACACGAACCTTAATAGCGTTATTAATCGCATGAGTTGAAGCAAGCCACTGATCGGTTTGCTTCGCAAATCGCATAACAGTCGCCTTCAAAGCTCGAATTTCGACTTCGATACGCTTCTCATTCACAAAACATTCTTCAACACCTCCATTAACCGCCTCAACTAACAGATCGGATACACGAGAGGCGCTTTTGATCGCCTCTTTCTTCGATTTCTCTGTCAAATTGTTAGGTTAAAAACAGTTAATAATCAAATTCCTCAAAATTACACGTTTCGAAAAAGAAAAGTGAATGAATTGAATCTACCTGTTTGTTCACGGAGCCGTGTAGCGGTGGTTTGATGATCGTTGACTAGCCGGAGTAGCGAAGATTCCAGACTTCCTGATTGAACTTCCGGTCGATTAATCTCCGGTGAGGGTTTTGTGCGCGCACGCACCGGTTGTCTTCGCGGTGAACTCATTTTAGGTTTCTGGTGCAACCATAGCTAACCATAAAAACAAATGTTAGACACTCGTTGTATTGACGATATCGGTTTGATCCGTTACTATATCCGCATGGTAAGGTAATGGCATTCGCTATAATTTACGATACCAATAAAATAAAAGCTTTATTTTGAATACCACTCTGTTTCAACGAAACTTATGCTGGAGCGCCGAGAAACAAAATATAAACGTGGCTGCGTATttaggtttaaaaaaaaaaaaactaaggaACGAAGGTTAATAGAGAAAAATAAAATGATTAAAAACTTAAATTAGTTAAGGACATATGTTATTTATGATATAAGAAGTAAAACTGAAACTtaacaaacaaaaaataaataaataaataaataaataaataaacaaagtacTTACTATTCACTATAT of Helianthus annuus cultivar XRQ/B chromosome 1, HanXRQr2.0-SUNRISE, whole genome shotgun sequence contains these proteins:
- the LOC110869441 gene encoding biogenesis of lysosome-related organelles complex 1 subunit 1, whose product is MSSPRRQPVRARTKPSPEINRPEVQSGSLESSLLRLVNDHQTTATRLREQTEKSKKEAIKSASRVSDLLVEAVNGGVEECFVNEKRIEVEIRALKATVMRFAKQTDQWLASTHAINNAIKEIGDFENWMKTMELDCKSITAAISNIHQS